In Cetobacterium somerae ATCC BAA-474, the following are encoded in one genomic region:
- a CDS encoding EFR1 family ferrodoxin (N-terminal region resembles flavodoxins. C-terminal ferrodoxin region binds two 4Fe-4S clusters.) has translation MKTIYYFSGTGNTLYLGKYLKENCSYNLVNISAVKDEKVILNGEIGFLFPIYAMGIPKIVEEFLKKVEIEKVDYLFAVATCGGSGYGIPFNQVNNILSEKGRVLDYSEYCHMPDNYLKLFKAMPEDKAKIDIESSKGKMKTICDDILKGKKSSANSNIFLYPIFLLIYKFWRLGLKTVSKKFKLNDERCISCGICKDVCPVENIELVDGKPVWDKNCEDCLACANLCPTVAISCGGKSKYDNRYKNPYIGVNELKK, from the coding sequence ATGAAGACAATATATTATTTTTCAGGAACAGGGAATACATTATATTTAGGAAAATATTTAAAAGAAAATTGTTCGTACAATTTAGTGAATATATCAGCAGTAAAAGATGAAAAAGTAATATTAAATGGAGAGATAGGTTTTTTATTTCCAATATATGCAATGGGAATTCCAAAAATAGTGGAGGAGTTTCTAAAAAAAGTTGAAATTGAAAAAGTAGATTATTTATTTGCAGTTGCAACTTGTGGTGGAAGTGGTTATGGAATACCATTTAATCAAGTTAATAATATTTTATCAGAGAAAGGAAGAGTGTTAGACTACTCTGAGTATTGCCATATGCCAGACAATTATTTAAAATTATTTAAGGCTATGCCAGAAGATAAAGCTAAAATTGATATTGAATCATCTAAAGGTAAGATGAAAACAATTTGTGATGATATATTAAAAGGAAAAAAATCTTCAGCGAATAGTAATATCTTTTTGTATCCAATATTTTTATTGATTTATAAGTTTTGGAGACTTGGATTAAAAACAGTTTCTAAAAAGTTTAAACTGAATGATGAAAGATGTATAAGTTGTGGAATATGTAAAGATGTTTGTCCTGTTGAAAATATAGAACTAGTTGATGGGAAACCTGTTTGGGATAAAAATTGTGAAGATTGCTTAGCATGTGCAAATCTATGTCCAACTGTTGCTATATCTTGTGGTGGTAAAAGTAAGTATGACAATAGGTATAAAAATCCTTATATTGGGGTTAATGAGTTGAAAA